From one Triticum urartu cultivar G1812 chromosome 3, Tu2.1, whole genome shotgun sequence genomic stretch:
- the LOC125546424 gene encoding uncharacterized protein LOC125546424, whose amino-acid sequence MVAGGGTHKRPAADIMHQEEPANTDAKNDHHIAIYFIDSPQQTQRQVLGDKTNGQEDYSFQHHLQTPSSPPCYSTDHMLGAAADQRHYNTNNGSPSSPSSSSSSSSQQQQQHEHSSRPPRRRQSRTRRRLAAAVPFVRKIKWGPLWDKSKEWIKNPMNMALFVWIVAVGVSGAILFMVMTGMLNAVLRTKSHKDTWFEVNNQILNALFTLMCLYNHPRRFYHLALLCRWRAGDMAALREVYCKGGTVKPNERRHMMVVILLLHLNCLAQYALCGLNLGLSRTRRPPVGVGLTVSVAICAPAVASMYNNLSPLGKDYEVQAADDEEQESSSSGSRQRLQHKTVERRYSFSPSPPQRQGLETAAVVVAVGAEEDGMLSPEWSGGLVADLWEDISLAYLSLFCSCCVFGWNAGRLGFGNAYVHAATFILLCLAPFFIFTLAAINIDNEAARLALSLGGTLLCVLGLLYGGFWRIQMRRRFGLPGSGLCCGRPDVTDCFQWLFCCPCSLAQEVRTADAYDIVHHRMVSRRRPGDGDDQEEDASSSSRVQMQQPLRFAGVFASDGGVTNTNTNSDTSTSTIPPAVPVGILKQ is encoded by the coding sequence ATGGTTGCAGGTGGTGGCACTCACAAGAGGCCTGCTGCTGACATAATGCACCAAGAGGAGCCTGCAAACACAGATGCAAAAAATGATCATCACATAGCCATCTATTTCATCGACTCACCCCAACAAACTCAAAGACAAGTCCTGGGTGACAAGACCAATGGCCAGGAGGATTACTCCTTTCAGCACCACCTGCAAACACCAAGCTCGCCGCCCTGCTACTCCACGGACCACATGCTCGGCGCTGCTGCTGACCAAAGACACTACAACACCAACAATGGCtccccttcttctccttcttcttcttcttcttcttcttcgcagcagcagcagcagcatgaACACTCTTCCCGCCCACCACGAAGAAGACAGTCCAGAACAAGGCGACGCTTGGCGGCAGCGGTGCCGTTCGTGAGGAAGATCAAGTGGGGACCACTGTGGGATAAGTCCAAGGAGTGGATCAAGAACCCCATGAACATGGCCCTCTTCGTGTGGATCGTCGCCGTCGGCGTCTCTGGCGCCATCCTCTTCATGGTGATGACCGGGATGCTCAACGCCGTCCTGCGGACCAAGTCGCACAAGGACACGTGGTTCGAGGTCAACAACCAGATATTGAATGCATTGTTCACCCTCATGTGCCTCTACAACCATCCCAGAAGGTTCTACCACCTGGCGCTGCTGTGCCGGTGGCGGGCCGGCGACATGGCCGCGCTCCGGGAGGTCTACTGCAAGGGCGGCACCGTGAAGCCCAACGAGAGGAGGCACATGATGGTTGTGATCCTGCTGCTCCACCTCAACTGCTTGGCGCAGTACGCGCTCTGCGGCCTCAACCTTGGGCTCTCCAGGACCCGCCGGCCTCCCGTGGGCGTCGGCCTCACCGTGTCAGTCGCCATCTGCGCGCCCGCCGTCGCCAGCATGTACAACAACCTCAGCCCCCTGGGCAAAGACTACGAGGTCCAGGCCGCCGACGACGAGGAGCAGGAGTCTTCTTCTTCGGGCTCGCGGCAGCGGCTCCAGCACAAGACCGTCGAGAGGAGGTACTCCTTCTCCCCCTCTCCGCCGCAGCGACAAGGACTAGAAACGGCCGCTGTTGTCGTCGCCGTCGGCGCGGAAGAAGATGGTATGTTATCGCCGGAGTGGTCCGGCGGGCTGGTGGCGGACCTGTGGGAGGACATCTCGCTGGCGTACCTGTCGCTCTTCTGCAGCTGCTGCGTGTTCGGGTGGAATGCCGGGCGTCTCGGGTTTGGCAACGCGTACGTGCACGCGGCGACCTTCATCCTCCTCTGCCTGGCGCCCTTCTTCATCTTCACCCTGGCGGCCATCAACATCGACAACGAGGCGGCCAGGCTGGCGCTCAGCCTCGGCGGCACCCTGCTCTGCGTCCTGGGGCTTCTCTACGGCGGGTTCTGGAGGATCCAGATGCGCCGGAGGTTCGGGCTCCCCGGCAGTGGGCTCTGTTGCGGCAGGCCAGACGTGACGGACTGCTTCCAGTGGCTCTTCTGCTGCCCCTGCTCGCTTGCTCAGGAGGTCAGGACCGCCGACGCCTACGACATTGTGCACCACAGGATGGTGTCTCGCCGCCGACCCGGAGACGGCGACGACCAAGAAGAAGATGCCAGCAGTAGCTCCCGGGTCCAGATGCAGCAGCCACTGAGGTTTGCAGGCGTTTTCGCTTCAGATGGTGGGGTGACCAACACCAACACCAATTCAGATACGAGTACGAGTACAATACCCCCTGCTGTCCCTGTTGGCATACTGAAACAGTAA